The sequence cataacttacTGGCAAACATCACTAGTATGAAAATCGTCAACTGGCGTCCGTCTGTCCACGGCGAGGTGCAACAGAGTACCGCCCGTACGAAGACTCACGTCACGCAGATTGAACACTGAACATCTTGTCAGTCTGTTTGTTTGCTGCAAACACAAAACTATAATGGGtcaacgaaaataaaaacaatttaaaattaagagtatagtttttgtttaatatgcATACTTATCACCTCGAAAAGACCTTTACTGAAAGCTACAGCTCGCTACTTCGCAAAAGGAAATGCTTAGGGAACTATAgagttatttttcaatttgttcttatatttttatacgctCCTGATAGCAGGGATTTCTGATGTACATACACTGtctactttttataataatatgcgttagggagcgttcaagtattacgtaacgaattttggaagggggggggtccttttgtaaaacgttacgatgcggggcgggattgaattacgcgttatgttaatattattttcgactttccagtactttacaccacataatggtaactttaggtataaagagtcactggatggtcacgaaacgttttactagttggtacagaaaaacgttacggcacgttacatggggggggggtcaataatctccaaaaattgcgtgacgtaatacttgagcgcgtaatatttgataaaaaagagcaaaagaaaaacgaaATAGACACGTACGCACACACACACTCGCATACGTACGCACACGGACGCACATACGAACGTAGTCACCCatactaatttttttactaaggattttttttttcatattttgaaattttaaataagctaTTCTCACCTCATCATTATTAGGATTCTCAAGCAACCTAGCAGCAACAGCAACAAGATAGAGAGCAGTCCGTACATTGCTCTCGTACTCCTCCTGAAAAAGATCTCACtacagaatttaatttaaactaactCAAGTCTTTCCTTCCGTGTcctcttattaaaaatatggtttattagttttaagataTCCAAAACGTATACACacagtatacatatattaaaaataatttttgttatggaTACTCTAAATTACTgaactaatttataaaatttctcCAATATAACGCTATATTATTCCTAAGTAGTaaagatttttgtttgtaatagaAACTTTTTACAAATTCTTTCACAGTAGTAGGCtatatcaaaaatttatttatctatttattatcgTTTATTACTAGCGAACTTGACGTTCACAcatattgaatacaaaaaaaaacatccaaCTATAGATTTCAACCATTCTCGAATCCACGAACACaacatttttatcaaaatcgatCAAGCCGTTTacgttaaatttaattaaagacaCACAGAAGAGTAAGAAGATGAAACGTACTATCAAAGCTTCAGTGTCACTCTCTATCTCGAGTCTTTTGATACCTCTTCGCAATTCTTCAGCGCAAGCCTCCAATACAAAACATACCTGAAAAACAttctttgattaaatatttttttttaaaatgggTCACCTTTAtcacttataaaataacttttcttaaaactaataattacaaaaaaatcaagtatcaaagtcaagtaaatacataataatgagttatgagcagtgttggcctagtggcttcagcatgcgactttcatctgaggtcgtaggttcgatccccggctgtgcaccaatggaatttatttctatgtgcgcatttaacattcgttcgaatGGTGAAGAATAGATTTAGTATAGTTAATGCGTGAAAGACGAAAATTATGGCGAAAAAGGGTGGATGGGTAGTTTAAGATAGGATCTAAATGGAAGGTAATGGAAtaataacttgaaaaaaatatattttctaataacaGTTCGTGGCATCCAAACATTTTggtttggtccttcgagccggaaCAGAAATAACCAGCGCGCAATTTTAGTAAGAAATCGAATAATATTACCTGATAAAGCGGTAATTCAATTCCAATATGAATCATCTGCGAAAACACCTGAGCGAACCTCAGTAGATCTTTAACAACCGACACctggaaaaaggaaaagtgTTATTAGTCAGTGAAAATCCTCAAATGGACGCCGTGTGACACGCAGAGATTCATGCCTAGAAAATATTACCTATGGCCTATATAATATGTGCTGACACACCGAATTTCACATAAATCAACCAAGATCAACTtaaagtggcagctaggtgaggggtaccgggttcgattcccggttcgagggcaagttttaatttaatttaaaatttgttctcggcctttgggagggttgtgcggtaccgggtgagtgcctaaaccgtacagtCTATGTACCATGTCCtcacatggtcgaatttctaaggcaaaaagcacgaatttaaaaattttatacttgacgctggctgcacaaaccgtgccagagccataataaaaaaaaaaagatcaacTTACAGAGTTAAGAATCCGTAGTGTAAGGGCGTGTCTCCACAACGCGAGGCACCGTTCGAACCTTGCTTCGTCAGCAAAAACCGCGCCCCTAAACACCACCGGGTGGGGCAGATCTGGACATGTACGACCGAGAATTCGCTCGCGGACTGTTAGACCTTCCATGTGCAACGCGTGTGGGTTGCCGTGTAGTCTCTCCACCTCCTGAGGTCAAAAaacaattcatttattaaaatgtaccgACAGACGAAACAACTTGTGaccacttatttttttatgtaacggggaagaggctcacctgatggatgaggtggttttatttatttaatttgtttaccacatcatacataatactatatCTATAGTATATttacaagctatcttttttaaaatatataacaattatgataaacataaattaacaatgctttttttaaatagatcaacccactaccgaataataacaAGCTCTGGATAAGTAGTAGTAGTccatgttaagtgataccgccgctaaAGACACTCCCATTGCCAGAGGAttcgcaagtgtgttgccggcttattaagaattagtacgctttTTCTTGGAGGTTCGACAAACATGTTACAATTTTTacattctatttaaaaaaaaattaaatgtcaaacttttttttatagtaagattacaataacaacaatatttttgtaattaccTCCAAAGTGGTACTTTCTCGCCAGTTATCATAGGCCGGTATGGGGTCGGCAGGTTTCTTCAGCAGCTGACCATATCGAGTGTCGTATCTCATCGTCATTGCTCTGTGTAGGTATTGATACGCCATCTGTCAatcaattgtttaatttatatttcaaaaaaactaaaaagtatttactATAAAGATTGCACAGAGTAGTACATATTGTAAATGCTGGGGTTAGATTCAATAATCATTATATTGTTCTTTCATTGAGCACAGAACATTATTACTAACACATGACAGCTGTCAGCAGTCACTAATTGACACGTCACGGTCACGATGACAAATTTCACTTTgtcatctttatatatatataaatcttctgcCAGTCTGTCagtgttttaataatgtgtGTGTATTCAAGAGGATACGAGAAATATTTAGATGATGTTGTTAAAACATGTGTACAGGAAAACAAATGTCATgggttttttttcaaattattcatCAGTCAAAAAAGTACTACTAGTACTAAATAGTAGACACAGTGCAGAcaggaatggcgggatttgtAGGAGGCCTTTGCATAAAAAAGAACgagatagaaatatttaatgtgtttaagtagaaaagtatctgaaatagGAGGCTATTATTAGTATTCATAAGTCATTAATTTAGTGATTTACCTTATTGAAGACAATTCATCTTATTATCCAACAACTAGTGGGTggttttaatcaaatataacCTTACccgtaaacaataatattctttatcaTTAGCAAACGAAGCGCCAAGTAGCTCAAAAGCATCAATCGCCTGAGCGCGCGTGACGTCCGGCCTCGCCGCGAGTATTTCCACTACTGACGCACGGGCCCGTTCCGCTGCACACTGCAGCGGTGTCATGTCTGGAATATAAAAGTCATTTTATTAAACCAacgataatatatttatacatattgatTGAGCCTATGTCCTCAGCTCCAGCCGCCCCACACGCGCGTAACGATCGGTTCATAATTTCACAATGTTGCTAGTGTAAAAAAAGGTTATTGGCTATCTGACcggattaaaaactatttcatattatttactagTGACAATAGAACCTACACAAAATGTtatcgaagtgaaacttctttaccggggttggaaaaaaatttagtgtaacattttttcgttacgcgtcacatttttcggttacgcgccatgttgctttttgaagtcaaacttctttatcggcgttggaatgaaagttctttatcgacgtatgggagaaattttgtagcaaatcgtcacgtttttcgattacgcgccatcttattcttgtccctaccacggttgatccgaagagattcgaagccattaataacaaaaacatataataacgataacaatgatagtaataattctattacaattaatgaaattctgtaatcatcctagtagtaataaggtaaaatgaaataattgtattcatgtctatgataataaaagccttttgttaaactttatttaaccaatttcgttaagttgcatatagtagatcatttttcgaaaaataaggtcataaagaagtttcacttcttaagtgtgtacacctagtacacgcacacattttattttaattctgttAAGTGTGTtcttaaattacacaaatacacaTGTAACTCCAATATAgtgttaagtttttatttactaccGATAAACACGCTATTGGACAGGGCAAAAAATAAACTGTCATCGAGAGTAATCTGTATAAAAGATGGctttaaaataatcacttatttatacaaaatcataatttaaaagattgatctttatactattattactaGGACACATTTCCCCCCTAAGATCTCACCATTTTGGTTAGTTAGCATTTTGGCGTTATGGTCTATCAGGGCGCAAACGACGGCTGCATGTCCACATTCTGCTGCAAAGTGCAACGCAGTCGCACCGCATAGCGCCCTATCGTCCACTCTTGTTCCGCTTTCCAATAAAAATTGTACCTGGAACAATTTTCACTCAGCTCAACGTATTATAGAGAAAGAGCAGCATCAGAGCTAAAGGGGGGAGCCTCGACTGAAGGCCCTAGTGACTAAGATCGAGAAATTGTATAAAGCCTTTTTTGCGAACTTgcgaatcgactcccggtgggggtcttccccGGGAGATACGACCACAAATTGTTACCCAGAGTATACTCCtctctcaaaggccggcaacgcacccagtTAAAAAGGCTgtgatgactgcccttttaaGGCGTCCCATATACTTGTTTGCCATCCCCCCTAGAAAAATATAGCCTTGACGGTCGGAATTTCATTGTTATCGCATTTCAGGGAATGAAATCATCCTCATTATTTGCAGGCGCAGATTCTTCGCTacttgtataatgtataatttagaacatataacatattatgtatcaCTAGGtcatcatttataattttgtaatctATTTTTTCTATCTAGTAAGAATTGTTCCGTATCGACTGTTGTACTACTGCTTAGTCAAGGGAATTGTATTCCTAACGAGAAATAAATATCTCAAACAGGTAAACCTGCTAAAAACAGATGAGCCTTCCAGCGTTCCAGGTGTCCACGGGCCGCCGTTAAGAAGTGACCTGTCTTCTCGTTTATATTCCAGAACTATCTAGTTAAATTTTcgtatagtatttatatagCAATTGTATTTCGGCTAAGTTGTGGTTGCTGTTTAACTCGCTAGATGGCGCTACaagcaaaaacaaataatatactgTGATAATGTGacatgtaaaaataaacttacgaCATCCAAATGCCCCTTATACGCCGCAATCATTAGGCATGTGTTATTGTATTTGTTAGCCTTGTGAATATCAGCACCATGCCTGACTAAATACTTCACGATATCCAAGCGGCCATCAAAACAAGCAGCTCTCAGAGGGGTACTTAAAGTCTTCGTAGCATGATTCACGTTGGCCCCGGCTCGAACAAGTCTTTTCACTATTCCTAAGTGACCAGCACCTGCCGCGCACCATAGCGCTGTGGCTCctggaatatttaaaaagttctaTAACACACATTCGAAACGTTTTCACCAACAATTGTAAAGAGAAACTAGATGGCGCTTTTGTAAGTCGAAATAACGACAAGCGCTTTTCGTTCGATACAAATTTTATGACAGCTCGGAAGTTAGCAACAAGTCCATGCTCAGTTCCGGTAAAAGTTTATACAACGTtgtatacaaattttacattttgcgCATCGTTAAGACACTTCGATACACCATGAAGTTTGCATCGGACATATAAAATATCGAAACCAGTCGTCTATTAAATTTGGTTGGGGATTGGTGGTGGTGAAAACGAAAACCTAATCTATTTCTCTACGATGAAAACTAACCTGTCAAGTACAAAAATTCCCTGATGGTTTctaaaagcaaataaaaattaaaatgtttcccTTTGTTCGTGAATAAAGCAATTATAGTCAACTAAATGAGTATTTATCATCATTATAAACAAGCATACAATAAAACAgcctttattaaaaaaacgtgtgtgtacttatgtacacgctttaaaagttatacttctttgacgtaacaaaacacaaatctcaaaaaaaaatattctacgtttgtataaaaaacgacactaagaatggaaaaaaggtatttaatacattgaaagtttataacgcattatctagttaaataaagtttatttaaatagcacaaaataaaatgttgactatagctaacttcagggtttcggttttttgtgacggtatgcgcgcgcatcgtaaaaatttactctcatcattataacgcgccaaaagaagtataacttcaaaaatatacgtTATTTGCGGAACAAAGCATCTAATCTATTTCAATCCCAGCCTCGCTTAGTTACGCGATGATAACAAATAAACTTATCGCGTTTTGTGAAATTGCAAGTCAGCGTAGCGatttataacaaatagaaTTTAATTGGTATAAATCATAAACGCACAAAGATCTGGATTATTGCCAAACTTTTCGAACGAACACGTTACCAGTTTCTTTGTGTACAAGCGGGCAAGCTAATTATAAAATGCCACGCGCACGGGCGGATGACTGCGTAAAAAGTCAACGACACACGACCCCAAGAGAGTACATCCTTTTGATAAATAGAACACGCCAGATACgtaaacaaactttttaaaataaagaagaattaaaacattaatgtgCGAACGACACATGCAATATATTAGTGTTATTCAGTATGTTATATTTTCGACAATTACAttcaaaatctattataacgacatcgaagggactactcatcgtcgtaaaaaccgatagtcgcgACAGACGATggcgttgttattaagtacctaaagCCGGAATTAGTTGCATGAAACTAATTTCCCCAAATAATCGCGGAGGGCTCGAAACTCTGTTATGAAATTAATGCATGCATtacgaaaatattataaactgtTGGTAAAATTAATGTCCCGAAATTAGTTTTCATGCCACTAATTTCGTAATACGAGGCATGCCTTTTAAGTTTTGTCGTTTGcagaaaaaaacacaactaGAACCTTATagtactttttattgtttttcaaagtATACACCACGTAGCTTAATACACTTTTCCATTCGCTTAAACCAGTTATTATAACCAGTGGAGGTGTTCAAAATGGCTGACTTGAAAGCGTCGACTGCTTCTTCTCCGGACTGGAACCTTTGACCACGAAgacttttcttaattttttgaaatgtaaAGAAATCGTTAGGGCTTAGGTCAGGACTGTATGGAGGATGGTCAAGAATTTCTACTTTTTCCTGCTTCAAATACTGAATTGTTTGACGAGCGCTGTGTGAGCTTGCGTTGTCGTGGTGCAGGGTGATGCGCCGCTTTAAGTTAGATTTTCGAAGTTTGGCGATGACTTGTGGTAAACAAACTGTGGTATACCACTCTGCGTTAACTGTTCTACGATCTTCAAGTGCAATAGTCGCAACATGGCCGGTTTTTCTATCGAACGCGGCCACCATCTTCTTTGAAGTGCTTCGAGAACGAACGAGTTTAGTCGGCTTTGGCTCGTCTTGAAAGACCCAGATTGTAGATTGTTGTTGGGAATCAGGATCGTAGGCATAGATCCAAGATTCGGCATCACTGATGATGTCGTAGACGTGATTTGACTCTCTTCGGTTGAACCTTTGCAGAGTTTTTTTACACCATCTGACGCGGGCCGCCTTGTGATCGTCGGAAAGCAGATGCGGTATCCAACGGCAAACTAGCTTTCTCACACCAAGCGTTTCATGCAAGATCTTCTGAATGGTTGTCCCTGAGATGCCTAATAGAGCCTCTATCTCTCGATACGTCACATGACAATCTTCGAGAATTAGTTGTCTCACAGCAATGATGTTTTCTTCAGTGAAGGCGGATTTTGGGCGTCCTTCGCTAGATTGGTCACTAACACTAGTATGTCCACGCTGGAATTCTAAATACCAGCGTTCGACAGTCTGCAGACATGGGGCTTCATCACTGAACACAGATATTAGCTCTTCAAAACACTGAAGCCGTGTCAGGCCTCTTCTAAAgttgtagaaaattattgcACGAACATTTTCCTTAGAAAGATTCATTTTCGTACGTAACTTGACAGATTCAAATCGACGCTGTGACTAAACAATAGCATTAATCCTAATACTTTTAACTGTTTTGAGATTCAAAATGTAAACACATTCGAATATAGTACAGGTCCAAATTCAAAGTTGCCGGGAAATATGGAAACGACAGAACTTAAAAGGCATGCCTCGTATTATAATTACGGCTTAATACATACTTTTACCcaccgggacctttgattttggtcaatataaccggtatgttgttctaaacgatgtcgtcgtaaacggttttgactgtatattaGTGACAAACGAAAAATATCCGAAATAAAGGAATCTTTCTGACGACATAATTCTTGAGTATTTAAAGATATGACGAAGCCTTTATTTTGTCTTCCATGTCTCATTACGATTTGACAAAGAGACTGTTAAttgttttcaataataataataatttttattcaagaatatagtacaaaaatattatggtcgtacaatctaaagttcgcatattctccCACACATAGTAGCGTGCAAATTTGTTTTGAAAGGTAGAATTTTACACAAAAGTTACAATTACATTATCAGTCATAtcattcttatattattttatcactacatcactagattattaaaatatatgattacgttatcaaattaatattaattataatatttcacgtaaagaataattaatagaatattacatttattccGAAAGTAGTACATTAAgtcgattattaaaaattgtagtaGGAAATtctttgaatgtttttgaTAGATTATTATATACCTTGATTGCCATGTACAAAAGGTGATTTTTCAATACATTTCCAGATGAATTTTTGGCATAGCCAATTTCTCCATGTCTTACTCAACAGACCCCATTCCCGttgacataaaaatattaatgattttctGAACGAATAGGACatgtctaaaatatatatacagggAATAAAATTTTGAGCATCTTAGACAAAGGTAAGCAACTCTCCACATAGTTTGCTCCACAAATTGCTAATACATTTTGAGCCTTAAATACCCTATTTACTAACTGAATTTCCCCAAACTATAATTCCATAATTATCTAAGTATAAAACATATGCATGATAAGCAGCTAATACCATGGTTATCAGTCATTCAACAGAATAAGGAACTATTCcagtttttataaacaagatcaaatttataattaacattgactacgtaacttaaaatatcaattttaatatgaagTTTTTTATCATGTAATTCCAAATTTTCGCAAGTACTACGGAGATTGAGAGAATAATCTACATTGGGTTTCTACTTTAGATAAGA is a genomic window of Pieris napi chromosome 2, ilPieNapi1.2, whole genome shotgun sequence containing:
- the LOC125057218 gene encoding protein fem-1 homolog B isoform X4, with protein sequence MDEKLMLDDVSSSLRDRVFFAARDGMALTLYALLYEKNTDEIDDLLNNDVCCDGVKCTPLIAAARHGREAAVRILLDKFRPPVRLETEGTVKFDEYVIEGATALWCAAGAGHLGIVKRLVRAGANVNHATKTLSTPLRAACFDGRLDIVKYLVRHGADIHKANKYNNTCLMIAAYKGHLDVVQFLLESGTRVDDRALCGATALHFAAECGHAAVVCALIDHNAKMLTNQNDMTPLQCAAERARASVVEILAARPDVTRAQAIDAFELLGASFANDKEYYCLRMAYQYLHRAMTMRYDTRYGQLLKKPADPIPAYDNWRESTTLEEVERLHGNPHALHMEGLTVRERILGRTCPDLPHPVVFRGAVFADEARFERCLALWRHALTLRILNSVSVVKDLLRFAQVFSQMIHIGIELPLYQVCFVLEACAEELRRGIKRLEIESDTEALIEEYESNVRTALYLVAVAARLLENPNNDEQTNRLTRCSVFNLRDVSLRTGGTLLHLAVDRRTPVDDFHTSDVCQFPCTRTTRLLLECGVNVDVADDSRRTALHVALLSYQYMPVLCVEEREAWSEALCGCVCELLARGAHVDAMDMDGITPLVASIGGPAESLVRSALNPRLSCLAASALAHHGSKYRPEQVPKDLHDFLIMHGVYPV
- the LOC125057218 gene encoding protein fem-1 homolog B isoform X1, coding for MDEKLMLDDVSSSLRDRVFFAARDGMALTLYALLYEKNTDEIDDLLNNDVCCDGVKCTPLIAAARHGREAAVRILLDKFRPPVRLETEGTVKFDEYVIEETIREFLYLTGATALWCAAGAGHLGIVKRLVRAGANVNHATKTLSTPLRAACFDGRLDIVKYLVRHGADIHKANKYNNTCLMIAAYKGHLDVVQFLLESGTRVDDRALCGATALHFAAECGHAAVVCALIDHNAKMLTNQNDMTPLQCAAERARASVVEILAARPDVTRAQAIDAFELLGASFANDKEYYCLRMAYQYLHRAMTMRYDTRYGQLLKKPADPIPAYDNWRESTTLEEVERLHGNPHALHMEGLTVRERILGRTCPDLPHPVVFRGAVFADEARFERCLALWRHALTLRILNSVSVVKDLLRFAQVFSQMIHIGIELPLYQVCFVLEACAEELRRGIKRLEIESDTEALIEEYESNVRTALYLVAVAARLLENPNNDEQTNRLTRCSVFNLRDVSLRTGGTLLHLAVDRRTPVDDFHTSDVCQFPCTRTTRLLLECGVNVDVADDSRRTALHVALLSYQYMPVLCVEEREAWSEALCGCVCELLARGAHVDAMDMDGITPLVASIGGPAESLVRSALNPRLSCLAASALAHHGSKYRPEQVPKDLHDFLIMHGVYPV
- the LOC125057218 gene encoding protein fem-1 homolog B isoform X5 produces the protein MDEKLMLDDVSSSLRDRVFFAARDGMALTLYALLYEKNTDEIDDLLNNDVCCDGVKCTPLIAAARHGREAAVRILLDKFRPPVRLETEGTVKFDEYVIEGATALWCAAGAGHLGIVKRLVRAGANVNHATKTLSTPLRAACFDGRLDIVKYLVRHGADIHKANKYNNTCLMIAAYKGHLDVVQFLLESGTRVDDRALCGATALHFAAECGHAAVVCALIDHNAKMLTNQNDMTPLQCAAERARASVVEILAARPDVTRAQAIDAFELLGASFANDKEYYCLRMAYQYLHRAMTMRYDTRYGQLLKKPADPIPAYDNWRESTTLEEVERLHGNPHALHMEGLTVRERILGRTCPDLPHPVVFRGAVFADEARFERCLALWRHALTLRILNSVSVVKDLLRFAQVFSQMIHIGIELPLYQVCFVLEACAEELRRGIKRLEIESDTEALIEEYESNVRTALYLVAVAARLLENPNNDEQTNRLTRCSVFNLRDVSLRTGGTLLHLAVDRRTPVDDFHTSDVCQFPCTRTTRLLLECGVNVDVADDSRRTALHVALLSYQYMPEEREAWSEALCGCVCELLARGAHVDAMDMDGITPLVASIGGPAESLVRSALNPRLSCLAASALAHHGSKYRPEQVPKDLHDFLIMHGVYPV
- the LOC125057218 gene encoding protein fem-1 homolog B isoform X2, which produces MDEKLMLDDVSSSLRDRVFFAARDGMALTLYALLYEKNTDEIDDLLNNDVCCDGVKCTPLIAAARHGREAAVRILLDKFRPPVRLETEGTVKFDEYVIEETIREFLYLTGATALWCAAGAGHLGIVKRLVRAGANVNHATKTLSTPLRAACFDGRLDIVKYLVRHGADIHKANKYNNTCLMIAAYKGHLDVVQFLLESGTRVDDRALCGATALHFAAECGHAAVVCALIDHNAKMLTNQNDMTPLQCAAERARASVVEILAARPDVTRAQAIDAFELLGASFANDKEYYCLRMAYQYLHRAMTMRYDTRYGQLLKKPADPIPAYDNWRESTTLEEVERLHGNPHALHMEGLTVRERILGRTCPDLPHPVVFRGAVFADEARFERCLALWRHALTLRILNSVSVVKDLLRFAQVFSQMIHIGIELPLYQVCFVLEACAEELRRGIKRLEIESDTEALIEYESNVRTALYLVAVAARLLENPNNDEQTNRLTRCSVFNLRDVSLRTGGTLLHLAVDRRTPVDDFHTSDVCQFPCTRTTRLLLECGVNVDVADDSRRTALHVALLSYQYMPVLCVEEREAWSEALCGCVCELLARGAHVDAMDMDGITPLVASIGGPAESLVRSALNPRLSCLAASALAHHGSKYRPEQVPKDLHDFLIMHGVYPV
- the LOC125057218 gene encoding protein fem-1 homolog B isoform X3, which encodes MDEKLMLDDVSSSLRDRVFFAARDGMALTLYALLYEKNTDEIDDLLNNDVCCDGVKCTPLIAAARHGREAAVRILLDKFRPPVRLETEGTVKFDEYVIEETIREFLYLTGATALWCAAGAGHLGIVKRLVRAGANVNHATKTLSTPLRAACFDGRLDIVKYLVRHGADIHKANKYNNTCLMIAAYKGHLDVVQFLLESGTRVDDRALCGATALHFAAECGHAAVVCALIDHNAKMLTNQNDMTPLQCAAERARASVVEILAARPDVTRAQAIDAFELLGASFANDKEYYCLRMAYQYLHRAMTMRYDTRYGQLLKKPADPIPAYDNWRESTTLEEVERLHGNPHALHMEGLTVRERILGRTCPDLPHPVVFRGAVFADEARFERCLALWRHALTLRILNSVSVVKDLLRFAQVFSQMIHIGIELPLYQVCFVLEACAEELRRGIKRLEIESDTEALIEEYESNVRTALYLVAVAARLLENPNNDEQTNRLTRCSVFNLRDVSLRTGGTLLHLAVDRRTPVDDFHTSDVCQFPCTRTTRLLLECGVNVDVADDSRRTALHVALLSYQYMPEEREAWSEALCGCVCELLARGAHVDAMDMDGITPLVASIGGPAESLVRSALNPRLSCLAASALAHHGSKYRPEQVPKDLHDFLIMHGVYPV